A window of the Bdellovibrio sp. ZAP7 genome harbors these coding sequences:
- a CDS encoding GNAT family N-acetyltransferase has translation MKSTTVPLYKETKRLILRHLEPYDYENWSQAFSSMRPPQSEWDETSWTLSELTKAKFKEKLKKELKRRAADSAYELSVFRKDDGMLIGHVAIDGIIRGNFQNGVLGYRIFNNFWGEGYATEACSAAMQLAFKELKLHRVEAFIEPDNKPSLKVAKKIKLRKEGLSVRRVFWKKKWINLSVFAATSEDYGIKYKFPPKQK, from the coding sequence ATGAAATCGACAACCGTGCCACTTTATAAAGAAACAAAACGCCTGATCCTGCGTCACCTTGAACCCTACGACTATGAAAATTGGTCCCAAGCTTTCAGCAGCATGCGCCCACCACAAAGTGAGTGGGATGAAACCAGCTGGACACTTTCTGAACTGACGAAGGCCAAATTCAAAGAGAAATTGAAAAAAGAATTAAAACGCCGGGCTGCTGATTCAGCTTATGAGCTCAGCGTTTTTCGCAAAGACGATGGCATGCTGATTGGTCACGTGGCCATCGATGGCATCATCCGCGGAAATTTTCAAAATGGCGTTTTAGGATATCGCATCTTCAATAATTTTTGGGGAGAAGGATACGCTACGGAAGCTTGCTCGGCTGCGATGCAATTGGCATTTAAAGAATTAAAACTTCACCGTGTTGAAGCCTTTATTGAGCCCGACAACAAACCGTCACTGAAGGTGGCTAAGAAAATTAAACTTCGCAAAGAAGGTCTGAGTGTTCGTCGCGTGTTCTGGAAAAAAAAATGGATCAATCTTTCCGTATTTGCAGCAACCAGTGAAGATTACGGAATTAAGTATAAATTTCCACCAAAACAGAAATAA
- a CDS encoding YqjD family protein, whose protein sequence is MAQPATYSQAKSTASNAASKLQSGYKEIQGRAREALDTSSDFVSDHPVSSVLGACAVGFVAGMLIRSRRW, encoded by the coding sequence ATGGCCCAACCAGCAACATACTCTCAGGCGAAATCGACTGCTTCGAATGCAGCCTCAAAACTGCAAAGCGGTTACAAAGAAATTCAAGGAAGAGCTCGTGAAGCCCTCGACACCTCTTCGGATTTCGTTTCCGATCACCCTGTCAGCTCAGTTCTTGGCGCTTGCGCCGTTGGATTTGTAGCGGGCATGTTGATCCGCTCACGCCGCTGGTAA
- a CDS encoding type II secretion system protein J has translation MRNQLSSKGFTLVEVLVATGLVALLSIVMTTLMVKMQKDVSVYSAKSGVESMRNQVRMNAINGAAILKSAMLTENPVLSTCLNTNNCSTTKSDFKLVDALGVPLSGKNVYYDLQGKPCKEWNVSCPLKISSQMQLICGGATAVASCPKAQAMNVFVQIDYHTDLSKARGVELRPITDTVTVALASYYNTQVTNNVINQNNNSTIVTGSVTEASADLICETGSYMTGVDTSGKVICMKVASNGGTGGGSDGNGRDGDGGGGGQGKDGGGDGGGAGGSCSK, from the coding sequence ATGAGAAACCAGTTATCAAGTAAAGGTTTTACATTGGTAGAGGTTTTGGTTGCGACGGGGTTGGTGGCCTTACTATCCATCGTCATGACAACGCTGATGGTGAAAATGCAGAAAGATGTTTCTGTGTATTCGGCTAAAAGCGGTGTTGAGTCCATGCGTAATCAAGTGCGCATGAATGCCATCAACGGTGCGGCGATTCTGAAAAGCGCGATGCTGACAGAAAATCCGGTTCTGAGCACTTGCTTAAACACGAACAACTGTTCGACGACCAAGTCAGACTTTAAATTGGTCGACGCTTTGGGTGTGCCCCTTTCTGGTAAGAATGTTTACTACGACCTTCAGGGGAAACCTTGTAAAGAGTGGAATGTATCTTGCCCACTCAAAATTTCTTCCCAAATGCAGTTGATCTGTGGTGGAGCTACCGCGGTGGCATCTTGTCCAAAGGCGCAGGCGATGAATGTCTTCGTGCAAATCGACTATCACACGGATTTATCCAAAGCGAGAGGTGTTGAGCTTCGTCCGATCACAGACACCGTGACGGTTGCGCTGGCAAGTTATTACAACACCCAAGTAACCAACAACGTTATAAATCAGAATAATAACTCAACGATTGTCACAGGCTCGGTCACAGAGGCCTCGGCAGATCTCATCTGCGAAACGGGTTCTTATATGACGGGTGTGGATACTTCCGGAAAAGTGATCTGTATGAAGGTTGCAAGCAATGGTGGCACTGGTGGTGGTTCCGATGGTAACGGTCGTGACGGAGATGGTGGCGGCGGCGGTCAAGGCAAAGACGGCGGCGGCGATGGTGGCGGAGCCGGTGGCTCTTGCAGTAAGTAA
- a CDS encoding PilW family protein, with translation MFKNVQTKKLNNKGMTLVELMVVIGLVSVGGYLFATQMYQMTQQLEMVKNRAELEELKGNVRILALNRVAVNYSATLPENAGIKDCILGTAKCVNGTTVDFSLALPNSKPVASANSFYTYKGTACAPWSAQCPFKVSAVAKAVCNRGAAQCIYAGGVYLVTKIEIFPGIANKVATYGLREVIETSLLPLTGSQEGNKSLKNLTCPSGQLMRGVDLVNNKAICA, from the coding sequence GTGTTCAAGAACGTGCAAACTAAAAAGTTGAATAACAAGGGGATGACTCTTGTTGAGCTTATGGTGGTGATTGGTCTCGTAAGCGTTGGCGGCTATTTGTTTGCGACTCAGATGTACCAAATGACCCAACAATTGGAAATGGTAAAAAATCGCGCCGAGCTGGAAGAGCTTAAAGGCAATGTGCGCATTCTGGCCCTAAACCGTGTGGCGGTGAACTACAGTGCCACTCTTCCTGAAAATGCCGGAATCAAAGATTGTATTTTAGGAACTGCGAAATGTGTGAACGGAACGACAGTGGATTTTTCCCTGGCTCTACCGAACAGCAAGCCAGTCGCTTCGGCAAATTCTTTTTATACTTATAAAGGAACCGCTTGTGCTCCCTGGAGTGCCCAATGTCCCTTCAAAGTTTCTGCCGTTGCAAAAGCTGTTTGCAACCGTGGCGCTGCTCAATGCATTTATGCGGGTGGAGTTTACTTGGTTACGAAGATCGAAATTTTCCCCGGCATTGCTAATAAGGTGGCGACCTACGGACTTCGTGAAGTCATTGAGACATCTTTGTTGCCGCTGACAGGATCGCAAGAAGGAAATAAAAGTCTTAAGAACCTCACTTGTCCCTCTGGCCAGTTGATGCGCGGTGTGGATTTAGTGAATAACAAAGCGATTTGCGCTTAG
- a CDS encoding PQQ-binding-like beta-propeller repeat protein, with amino-acid sequence MVKSRRALIQWTLFAAFTICFGGFVLLNLPTLSKQSSSIYHDGSPSRTYHMVPQLTSGVSNEVLTDQDVTWMYRGNVYRQGFSNEVLKNYQNMKVQWSSEEINYSVHRASKATPAVDDSGIYVGGDDGWFYAFEPDGRVRWKFFTSRTDNGIHGSAILIKDRVCFGSYNGFFYCLKKSNGEPIWIIRLAEAMGSSPTFFENDFFVSIETSDVNGYIARLNGTTGEIKWQSPWVGEQIHSSVTLDPEHRRVFVGANNGRMFAFHMDTGALLWTGDAGGAMKGTATIADGKLFFSSWGSRFEAVDLTTLKPVWQVKIPGVSQSSPAIVPGSSLIGINYHGEKSGFVVYNMGTGKVLWSHEIFDSKALNLQSATAVRVSENEWAFLQMCEMNQLCLMRAQDGKVLKTWTVKGFMTGAPTVYKNNIFINMEYGSVIRLSAN; translated from the coding sequence ATGGTAAAATCACGGCGCGCTCTTATTCAGTGGACTCTCTTCGCAGCTTTTACGATCTGCTTTGGCGGCTTCGTACTATTGAATTTGCCTACTCTGTCCAAACAAAGTTCTTCGATCTATCACGATGGCAGCCCGTCACGCACTTATCACATGGTTCCGCAACTTACTTCAGGTGTCAGCAACGAGGTTCTAACCGATCAAGATGTGACCTGGATGTACCGGGGCAATGTTTATCGCCAGGGATTCTCGAACGAGGTTTTAAAGAACTATCAAAACATGAAAGTTCAATGGTCCTCTGAGGAAATCAATTATTCCGTTCATCGCGCCAGCAAAGCGACACCTGCGGTGGATGATTCAGGGATTTACGTTGGTGGCGATGACGGTTGGTTTTATGCGTTTGAGCCGGATGGAAGGGTACGCTGGAAGTTCTTCACTTCACGAACGGACAACGGAATTCACGGCTCTGCGATCCTGATCAAGGACCGCGTTTGCTTTGGTTCTTACAATGGTTTCTTTTATTGTCTGAAAAAATCAAATGGCGAGCCGATTTGGATTATTCGTTTGGCCGAGGCCATGGGATCGTCGCCGACATTTTTTGAAAACGATTTCTTTGTTTCTATCGAAACCTCCGATGTGAATGGTTATATCGCGCGCCTCAACGGAACGACGGGTGAAATCAAATGGCAAAGCCCGTGGGTGGGAGAGCAAATTCATTCCAGCGTGACTTTGGATCCTGAACATCGTCGTGTTTTTGTGGGCGCAAACAACGGTCGCATGTTTGCTTTTCACATGGATACCGGTGCCTTGCTATGGACGGGTGATGCGGGGGGCGCGATGAAGGGAACTGCAACTATTGCTGACGGGAAATTATTTTTCTCTTCGTGGGGTTCTCGATTTGAGGCGGTGGACTTGACAACTTTGAAACCTGTTTGGCAGGTGAAAATTCCCGGAGTGAGTCAGTCTTCGCCTGCAATCGTTCCTGGTAGTTCTCTCATTGGGATTAACTATCATGGTGAAAAATCGGGCTTTGTTGTTTACAATATGGGTACGGGTAAAGTCTTGTGGTCACACGAGATTTTCGACTCCAAAGCTCTCAATCTTCAGAGCGCAACGGCTGTTCGTGTTTCCGAAAACGAATGGGCATTTTTGCAGATGTGCGAAATGAATCAGTTGTGCTTGATGCGTGCCCAGGACGGCAAGGTTTTAAAAACATGGACAGTTAAAGGTTTTATGACGGGCGCTCCGACGGTTTATAAAAACAATATTTTTATAAACATGGAGTATGGAAGTGTGATTCGCCTGTCAGCGAATTAA